Part of the bacterium genome, CACTATCGAGCGATAAATCTTTGCTGCTTCGTCAAAATTATCTTTGCCATAATAGTATTCCCCGAGGCGATACCTCGCTTCCACATTCAAATGGCTATTCGGATACTTCTCAATAAAATCTTTATACACCTCAATTGCCTTAGCTTCTTCTCCTTGAGCGTGGTAACTCCAGCCAATAGCGTAATAAGCAAACTCCGCTATCTCTTTTTCAGGATACTGATTGATGACTTTCTGATAATTCTTTATCGCTTGCTCGTATTGCTTTTGATTGTAAAGTGCGTCTCCAATTCTAAATAGGGAGTCTGCGGCAATGGCACTTTCAGGATAATTGGCTACTACACTGTTAAAGTGGAGGACTGCTTCGTCGTATTTTTTCTGCTTGAAGTACGACCATCCAATGTAATAAATAGCTCGGTCAATAATATTACTATTCTCGAATTTCTCCCTTAGACTATTAAGAGCCTCAATTGCCTTCTCATATTTATCTTCTTTATAGTAAGCAAGGCCAATGTGGAATCTTATCTGGTCTTCAATACGGCTTTGGGGATAGTTCTTGAGAGCAAGGTTATAGGCGTTGTGCGCTTCACCATACTTTTTCTGGCTCACAAGACAATTTCCTATCTCCATCTGCGCCCGGGGAGCAAGGTCACTCTTTGGATAGGCGGTAATAATTGCCCCATAAGCCTTGATAGCAGAAACGAAATCGCCTTTTTCGTAAGAAGACCTTCCCCAACCAAAATAGGCATCGTCAGCCAAGCCGCTCTGGGGATAACGGTCAATAACTTCCTGGTAAACCTTCCCTGCAAAATCAAAATCTCTCTTTCGAAACAGAGATTCTGCAATCTGGAACTTCGCTTCCACCATCAATTTGCTATCAGGGTACTTCTTTTCAACTTCTCGGAAAGCGTAAATGGCGTCATCGTATTGTCCTTTCTTATAGTAACACCAGCCTTTCCAGTAGACAGCATCATCAGCCAGATTACTTGTGGCAAAATTTTCCACTAATACTTGGTATTGTTTAATTGCATCGTCGTATTTCTTCTCATAATAGAACAGATTACCAATCATATAGAGAGCTGAGTCGACGTATCCCGATTTAGGATACCTGGTTATCATCTCTGAAAAAGCCTTCCTGGCTTCAGCAAACTTTCCCTGCTTCAGGTAACTCCAGCCAATAGACTGCTGGGCCTTCACTGCCTGGTCGGAACGAGGATAGACTTTAATGACTTCCTGATAAGCGATAATTGCTTCCGGGTATTCTCCTTCCCGGTAGAATGCCTCGCCGATTTCATACAGTGCAGCTCCTCGCAGGTCGCCAGATTCGGTAATTGTTAATACTTTCTGATACGCTTGTCTGGCCAAAGAGTACTTTTTCTGTTCGAGGAGAGATTCTCCAATCTTAAACTGGGCTTGAGGAAGATATGTGGATTGGGGATAGTTATTAAACAATTTCTCGTATTCAGGTATAGCTAACTCATAATTCCCATGGTAAAACCGACATTCTCCCATAAAAAATTGGCTCGCATCAGCAATACTACTTTTGGGAAAAGATTTAACCACTTTGGAAAATTCAAAGAGAGCCTGGGAATATTTTTCTTGCTTGAAGTAAGAGAAACCCCGGGAGTAGTATACATAGTCCATATGTTTAAATTGAGGGTATCTTTTGATAATCTCGTCATAACCTGAAATAGCCCTTCCATACTTTTCCTGATTGAAATAAGATTCAGCAGTATAATATTTTGCTTCTGCCACCAGGTCGCTCTTAGGATATCTACGGATGAAATCCTGATAGAGTCTTATTGCTTCAGAGTAGTTTTTGGCCATATATTTACAGTCAGCCAGACGAATGGCACTTCTTAGAGCAAAATCTGTTCCCGGATGTGAACTTACAACCTTGCCATACCCAACAAACGCCCTTGCATAATCTCTTTCCTTGAACAGGGCTTCTGCCTTGTAGAATCTCACCTCAGGGAGCTTCTTGCTTTCCGGGTAATTTCTCTCAAATTTATCCAGTTGCTCCGCTGCCAGTTTATACATTCCATCGCTATAGAGACTCATACAAAAATTGTATAAGTCTTCTTCCTCGCGAGAAGCAACCTGACCAAAAACACTATTTGCTGAGAAAATAGATAGCAAAAGAAGAGTTATCAGTATCTTTTTGAACATAGAAAGTTACCTCAATTTTTAAATTATAACATATAATTGTTTACAGGTCAATCGCTACTCGGGGTCAGGGACGACCCCGAGTACCTAGTACGGTAGTCAGGCTCGTCCCCGAGTACCTTGACAGTGTTTTCCCCGGCTATAGAAAAAATTAACCCCTGTCAATATCTTACATAACAGGGGTTAATCTATTGTGTAACCTCGACAGGCAGGAATCAAAATTTGAAATCAATTTGGCAAAGAACGAACCCTTATCCTCTTGCCTTTTTTACTTCCTCGAGAAATTGCTTGGCTTTCTGAGTCAAAACTTCAAACTTTCCCTCAGCTACTGCTTTCTTATCAACTAATGCTGTCCCCACGGCAATGGCACACGAACCAGCCTTAATGAATTCGCCAGCATTCTCTAAATTTACTCCCCCTGTAGGAAGGAAGAGAATGTGCGGGAGGGGACCTTTAAGCGCCTTAATATACTTCGGACCTCCTAACTGCCCTGCAGGGAAGATTTTTACAATGTCTGCTCCCATCTCCCAGGCATGGACAACTTCCGTGGGCGTCATCGCCCCCGGAATTGCAATTTTGGTATACCTCTTACATATCTTGATGACTTCTTCATTCAATGAGGGTGCTACAATAAATTCCGCACCTGCAAGAATGGATGCTCTGGCTGTTTCTCCATCGAGAACAGTGCCCGCTCCTAAAAGCACTTCCTTTCCAAACTTCCCTGCCACTTTCTCCATCACTCCAATAGCATTGGGAACAGTCATTGTTATTTCAATAGTTTTGATCCCGCCTTCCCTAATGGCATCGACTATGTTCATAGCCTGTTCAGGAGATTGGGCTCTGATTACAGGCACAATTCCGCACTCAAGCATAAGCTTAAGTTGTTCCGACTTCTTATCCATAAACTCACCTCCTTTCGCTTCGCTCAATCCGGCCGGGGTTCTCACCATCTCGAACCCGTCGCCAGACTTGTCGCTCCTTATTCGTCGCGACGGCGACCCTCCCTATTTAGCCAAAAACCGAAGAATGTAGCCGCAAAGCGTAAGCTTTGCCTGCCTGTAGGGGACGGACTCTGTGCCGTCCCTTCCTTTGGGCGGCCACGGAGTGCCGCCCCTACAATGCAGAGCTATCGCTCTGCAGCTACAAAGATAATTTTTATCTTTGAATTCTATAACCAGCAGCCTTAATCTGCTTCTTAACTTCATCTTCTGTAAACCAGCTCAAATCGCCGGGAACAGAATGTTCCAACGCGGCCAGAGCATCTCCATAAGCAACGGCCTTCTCCACATCGCCTGTTAGATAGCCATAAATGAAACCAGCAGTGTATGCATCGCCACTGCCGACTCTATCAATTATTTCTACATCGTACTTTTTGCCCTTATAGAGTTTATCAGCCAAGGCAATGCTGGTCCATCCACCGGTCAGAACAGTGCGCA contains:
- a CDS encoding bifunctional 2-keto-4-hydroxyglutarate aldolase/2-keto-3-deoxy-6-phosphogluconate aldolase — encoded protein: MDKKSEQLKLMLECGIVPVIRAQSPEQAMNIVDAIREGGIKTIEITMTVPNAIGVMEKVAGKFGKEVLLGAGTVLDGETARASILAGAEFIVAPSLNEEVIKICKRYTKIAIPGAMTPTEVVHAWEMGADIVKIFPAGQLGGPKYIKALKGPLPHILFLPTGGVNLENAGEFIKAGSCAIAVGTALVDKKAVAEGKFEVLTQKAKQFLEEVKKARG
- a CDS encoding tetratricopeptide repeat protein, whose protein sequence is MFKKILITLLLLSIFSANSVFGQVASREEEDLYNFCMSLYSDGMYKLAAEQLDKFERNYPESKKLPEVRFYKAEALFKERDYARAFVGYGKVVSSHPGTDFALRSAIRLADCKYMAKNYSEAIRLYQDFIRRYPKSDLVAEAKYYTAESYFNQEKYGRAISGYDEIIKRYPQFKHMDYVYYSRGFSYFKQEKYSQALFEFSKVVKSFPKSSIADASQFFMGECRFYHGNYELAIPEYEKLFNNYPQSTYLPQAQFKIGESLLEQKKYSLARQAYQKVLTITESGDLRGAALYEIGEAFYREGEYPEAIIAYQEVIKVYPRSDQAVKAQQSIGWSYLKQGKFAEARKAFSEMITRYPKSGYVDSALYMIGNLFYYEKKYDDAIKQYQVLVENFATSNLADDAVYWKGWCYYKKGQYDDAIYAFREVEKKYPDSKLMVEAKFQIAESLFRKRDFDFAGKVYQEVIDRYPQSGLADDAYFGWGRSSYEKGDFVSAIKAYGAIITAYPKSDLAPRAQMEIGNCLVSQKKYGEAHNAYNLALKNYPQSRIEDQIRFHIGLAYYKEDKYEKAIEALNSLREKFENSNIIDRAIYYIGWSYFKQKKYDEAVLHFNSVVANYPESAIAADSLFRIGDALYNQKQYEQAIKNYQKVINQYPEKEIAEFAYYAIGWSYHAQGEEAKAIEVYKDFIEKYPNSHLNVEARYRLGEYYYGKDNFDEAAKIYRSIVENFPNSPLADDSSYWLAWSYYRAGKYDEAADTYRKLIVSYPDSELASEA